In one Saimiri boliviensis isolate mSaiBol1 chromosome 3, mSaiBol1.pri, whole genome shotgun sequence genomic region, the following are encoded:
- the TRMT44 gene encoding putative tRNA (uracil-O(2)-)-methyltransferase isoform X2, which produces MWLGEQLPAKLARWCVQNRKSGFKSTLSLVSIMKYSKAYQELKEKYKEMVKVWPEVTDPEKFVYEDVAIAAYLLVLWEEERAARGLTARQSFVDLGCGNGLLVHILSSEGHPGRGIDVRRRKIWDMYGPQTRLEEAAITPNDKTLFPDVDWLIGNHSDELTPWIPVIAARSAYSCCFFVLPCCFFDFVGKYPRRQSKKTQYREYLDFIKEVGSTCGFHVEEDCLRIPSTKRVCLVGKSRTYPPSREASVDEKRTQYINSRRGRPVSPPGPGLSPSPPQVAFSSTGHCDGHQALDARVGCVPGARAGGPWLSGFHPREKAERVRNCAALPRDFIDQVVLQVANLLLGGKQSNTRSSRNESVKTWNRGESLSLAEVASALDAETLRRLKRECGGLQTLLRNSHQVFRVVNGRVHIRDWREETPRKTKPPEAKRRLPSEAHKTRLCWFFTHHPDGCALSADCCPFAHGPAELQLSRTPRKKIP; this is translated from the exons ATGTGGCTTGGAGAACAGCTGCCGGCCAAGTTGGCCAGGTGGTGTGTACAGAACAGGAAGAGTGGCTTTAAGAGCACCCTTTCCCTCGTCTCCATCATGAAGTACAGCAAGGCTTACCAGGAACTTAAGGAGAAGTATAAGGAAATGGTTAAG GTGTGGCCTGAAGTAACTGATCCTGAGAAGTTTGTGTATGAAGACGTAGCTATTGCAGCGTACCTGCTG GTTCTATGGGAAGAAGAAAGGGCTGCGCGGGGACTCACTGCCAGGCAGTCCTTTGTTGACCTGGGCTGCGGAAACGGCCTCCTGGTCCACATCCTGAGCAGCGAGGGG CATCCAGGCAGAGGGATTGATGTCCGAAGAAGAAAAATCTGGGACATGTATGGACCGCAGACTCGGTTAGAG GAAGCTGCAATCACACCCAACGATAAGACCCTTTTCCCTGATGTTGACTGGTTAATCGGTAACCATTCTGATGAACTCACACCGTGGATACCTGTCATCGCAGCCAG GTCTGCCTACAGCTGCTGCTTCTTCGTCTTGCCCTGCTGCTTCTTTGACTTTGTTGGAAAATACCCCCGGAGGCAGAGTAAGAAGACGCAGTACCGGGAGTACCTTGACTTCATTAAGGAAGTGGGCTCCACCTGTGGGTTCCACGTGGAGGAAGACTGCCTCAGGATCCCTTCAACCAAAAGA GTCTGTCTCGTTGGGAAATCCAGAACATACCCTCCCTCCAGAGAAGCTTCCGTGGATGAGAAGAGGACTCAGTACATTAACAGCAGGCGGGGCCGCCCTGTAAGCCCACCTGGCCCAGGGCTTTCCCCTTCTCCACCCCAGGTCGCTTTCAGCAGCACTGGTCACTGTGACGGGCACCAAGCTCTGGACGCCAGGGTTGGGTGTGTACCTGGGGCCCGGGCCGGAGGACCCTGGCTATCTGGATTTCATCCCAGAGAAAAGGCTGAGCGTGTGAGGAACTGTGCTGCCCTCCCTCGAGACTTTATTGACCAAGTGGTTTTGCAAGTGGCGAATTTATTATTAGGTGGAAAGCAATCTAACACAAGAAGTTCTCGAAATGAGAGTGTGAAGACCTGGAATCGGGGAG AGAGCCTTTCCCTGGCAGAGGTCGCGAGTGCGCTGGACGCGGAGACGCTGCGGCGACTGAAGCGGGAGTGTGGGGGGCTGCAGACGCTGCTCCGGAACAGCCACCAGGTGTTCCGAG TTGTGAATGGGCGAGTTCACATCCGTGACTGGAGAGAGGAGACGCCGCGGAAGACAAAGCCACCAGAAGCGAAGCGGAGACTGCCCTCGGAAGCCCACAAAACCCGCCTCTGCTGGTTCTTCACGCATCACCCTGACGGCTGTGCCCTGTCTGCGGACTGCTGCCCATTTGCCCACGGGCCTGCCGAGTTGCAGCTGTCCCGGACCCCGAGGAAGAAGATTCCGTGA
- the TRMT44 gene encoding putative tRNA (uracil-O(2)-)-methyltransferase isoform X1 has translation MAEVGRAAIRDPGALLPRGFWAAVEVWLERPQVANKRLCGARLEARRSAALPRAEACCPGTSSGPEQKERGPGPGQGSPGGAPGPRPPSGPQQGTACCESEETQGRCQLEEAQREAASAPLRDPGHAGHAEGGEGDFPAADLDSLWDDLSRSLARGNSKLLDFLTCSRAGSQPEAQRKLDVVLRTVIPKTSPHCPITAPRREMVVQDVLSGSVTFLPLEEDDKGNLKVKMSNVYQIQLSHSREEWFISVLIFCPERWHSDGIIYPKPMWLGEQLPAKLARWCVQNRKSGFKSTLSLVSIMKYSKAYQELKEKYKEMVKVWPEVTDPEKFVYEDVAIAAYLLVLWEEERAARGLTARQSFVDLGCGNGLLVHILSSEGHPGRGIDVRRRKIWDMYGPQTRLEEAAITPNDKTLFPDVDWLIGNHSDELTPWIPVIAARSAYSCCFFVLPCCFFDFVGKYPRRQSKKTQYREYLDFIKEVGSTCGFHVEEDCLRIPSTKRVCLVGKSRTYPPSREASVDEKRTQYINSRRGRPVSPPGPGLSPSPPQVAFSSTGHCDGHQALDARVGCVPGARAGGPWLSGFHPREKAERVRNCAALPRDFIDQVVLQVANLLLGGKQSNTRSSRNESVKTWNRGESLSLAEVASALDAETLRRLKRECGGLQTLLRNSHQVFRVVNGRVHIRDWREETPRKTKPPEAKRRLPSEAHKTRLCWFFTHHPDGCALSADCCPFAHGPAELQLSRTPRKKIP, from the exons ATGGCGGAGGTGGGCCGGGCCGCGATCAGAGACCCAGGCGCGCTGCTCCCCCGGGGCTTCTGGGCTGCGGTGGAGGTGTGGCTGGAAAGGCCGCAGGTGGCCAACAAACGGCTGTGCGGCGCCCGCCTGGAAGCCCGCCGGAGCGCCGCCCTGCCCCGCGCCGAGGCCTGCTGCCCTGGGACGAGCTCAGGTCCGGAGCAGAAGGAGCGGGGTCCGGGACCCGGCCAGGGTTCCCCCGGAGGGGCCCCGGGCCCCAGGCCACCATCAGGACCCCAGCAGGGCACGGCGTGTTGCGAAAGTGAGGAGACCCAGGGCCGGTGCCAGCTAGAGGAGGCACAGAGGGAAGCCGCCTCCGCGCCCCTGCGAGACCCCGGGCACGCCGGCCATGCTGAAGGAGGGGAGGGCGACTTCCCCGCCGCGGATCTGGATTCGCTCTGGGACGATTTATCCCGAAGTCTCGCCCGTGGCAATTCGAAGCTGCTGGACTTCCTCACCTGCTCCAGGGCGGGATCGCAGCCAGAGGCGCAGCGTAAGCTCGACGTGGTTCTCAGAACCGTCATCCCGAAAACTAGCCCTCATTGCCCGATTACAGCTCCCAGGAGGGAAATGGTTGTGCAAG atgtCCTCAGTGGATCTGTAACGTTCTTGCCTTTGGAAGAAGATGATAAGGGGAACTTAAAGGTTAAGATGAGCAACGTGTATCAGATTCAGCTGAGTCACAGCAGAGAAGAGTG gttcatatctgttttaattttctgtccaGAAAGATGGCATTCAGATGGAATTATATATCCCAAACCCATGTGGCTTGGAGAACAGCTGCCGGCCAAGTTGGCCAGGTGGTGTGTACAGAACAGGAAGAGTGGCTTTAAGAGCACCCTTTCCCTCGTCTCCATCATGAAGTACAGCAAGGCTTACCAGGAACTTAAGGAGAAGTATAAGGAAATGGTTAAG GTGTGGCCTGAAGTAACTGATCCTGAGAAGTTTGTGTATGAAGACGTAGCTATTGCAGCGTACCTGCTG GTTCTATGGGAAGAAGAAAGGGCTGCGCGGGGACTCACTGCCAGGCAGTCCTTTGTTGACCTGGGCTGCGGAAACGGCCTCCTGGTCCACATCCTGAGCAGCGAGGGG CATCCAGGCAGAGGGATTGATGTCCGAAGAAGAAAAATCTGGGACATGTATGGACCGCAGACTCGGTTAGAG GAAGCTGCAATCACACCCAACGATAAGACCCTTTTCCCTGATGTTGACTGGTTAATCGGTAACCATTCTGATGAACTCACACCGTGGATACCTGTCATCGCAGCCAG GTCTGCCTACAGCTGCTGCTTCTTCGTCTTGCCCTGCTGCTTCTTTGACTTTGTTGGAAAATACCCCCGGAGGCAGAGTAAGAAGACGCAGTACCGGGAGTACCTTGACTTCATTAAGGAAGTGGGCTCCACCTGTGGGTTCCACGTGGAGGAAGACTGCCTCAGGATCCCTTCAACCAAAAGA GTCTGTCTCGTTGGGAAATCCAGAACATACCCTCCCTCCAGAGAAGCTTCCGTGGATGAGAAGAGGACTCAGTACATTAACAGCAGGCGGGGCCGCCCTGTAAGCCCACCTGGCCCAGGGCTTTCCCCTTCTCCACCCCAGGTCGCTTTCAGCAGCACTGGTCACTGTGACGGGCACCAAGCTCTGGACGCCAGGGTTGGGTGTGTACCTGGGGCCCGGGCCGGAGGACCCTGGCTATCTGGATTTCATCCCAGAGAAAAGGCTGAGCGTGTGAGGAACTGTGCTGCCCTCCCTCGAGACTTTATTGACCAAGTGGTTTTGCAAGTGGCGAATTTATTATTAGGTGGAAAGCAATCTAACACAAGAAGTTCTCGAAATGAGAGTGTGAAGACCTGGAATCGGGGAG AGAGCCTTTCCCTGGCAGAGGTCGCGAGTGCGCTGGACGCGGAGACGCTGCGGCGACTGAAGCGGGAGTGTGGGGGGCTGCAGACGCTGCTCCGGAACAGCCACCAGGTGTTCCGAG TTGTGAATGGGCGAGTTCACATCCGTGACTGGAGAGAGGAGACGCCGCGGAAGACAAAGCCACCAGAAGCGAAGCGGAGACTGCCCTCGGAAGCCCACAAAACCCGCCTCTGCTGGTTCTTCACGCATCACCCTGACGGCTGTGCCCTGTCTGCGGACTGCTGCCCATTTGCCCACGGGCCTGCCGAGTTGCAGCTGTCCCGGACCCCGAGGAAGAAGATTCCGTGA